Sequence from the Zeugodacus cucurbitae isolate PBARC_wt_2022May chromosome 2, idZeuCucr1.2, whole genome shotgun sequence genome:
GGTGTTAGTATCTCATTTCAATTACTATATGACAAGCAATTTAATCTTTAATCAGTGGAACTTTTGTAGTATGTTCTTacagatttttaatttatttcctacAAATTGTAATTCTCCGTTCCATTTAAATCCCTATAAAATGATCTCTATAAGAGTCAAATGCGAGCATGCgagtttcagaattttttttttgtttttattaaaagagtTTGCTTCAGAAAAACTTTCCAGCAGACTTTGGAAAAATAACATAAGCTCATCAAAGCTATACCGTACTCAACAGCTTTGTTGTTTATGGCGGAGAATTTAAAAGcgcgaaaaaatattattaaggaTGTTTATCCAGTAAAGAGAAAAAGACAATACTGTGATGTCTAAGATGGTACCATGATACAGAGTatgaaacactttttaaacaTATTCGTGAAACAAACTGCAAAGAAGATGAAAAAAGGGATTATTGTATCAActtttttgagttttaacaATATTCGAAATATATTGGACTTATAACACAAGTACTTTTTACTAATACTCCCTTTgtttacacataaaaataatattggaatGCTTTCGGTCTCCAGAAAGCCGACCAAACTGTCGGAAGAATACCTCATTGCTAAGGTGCATTTTAAAAGAGTGTACGTTATCTCCtgtttattgatattttatttgttatgctattatttttaaatccttttaaccaaaaaaaaaaaacatattgttTTACCATACAAATTGCTTTGGTGAACAAATTTTTCCTCCTTTATTACCTCTGTagtaaaattctttaaattaatttaagtgagCCAAGCAATTATTGTGATTATCTTTAAAAAGCTATATTGAGACTGAAACttcatttgattttgagatAATCAATATTACCTTGAAATAACTTTTTGGATCGAAATGGAAAGATTAAAACATAAGGAAATAAGCTCTTTCTAGTCAAtcacaaaacatttttatttggtttGCTAATTAAATAAGTCATTATTTGCGGTATAATTCTCTCAAATTCGAGCTTGATCGGTATTTCTTACGGCCATGGATTTTCATAtgcagtatatgtatgtatatgcctcTGTAATTCCATTAATTggattttgcaaaatttctgTTCAACACGAAAACGAGTTTTGATGTCCCCTTATGCTTACTTAAAATGAATATGTTTGAAATTCTTAGATTTCACCCACACTTAATGTGAAAGTTATTCGCAAAGTACACTGTTGACCTTAAAATTGTAACAAAGCATAAATGAAGCAGATTTATATTCATACACACATAGAActgaaaaaactaattttacacACCATTGTTTAgagttattaaatatatgtctCAAATACACAAGTACATTAGTTGGTTGGAATAAGAAAAGAGGTTATGGCGCTGAGTCGCGTCATCTTTTCCATTTTTGCTCACCCATCTGTGCGATTCGATAATTATGTGCAAGCATCTCATAATATGTAGTGCACTGATTTTTCGTAGCACATTGTGAAATTGGCACATTTTCCAACTAGTAAGGTAAAAATGTTAAGTAGGCATGCGATACAtggtaaaaaacattaaattatctctACGTTGAATTGCGTTGGAAGAGTACTCCACTGAACACTAATTCAGCTGAATTATTTAGTATACTACTATGAGgacaattattaaatatattttatgatgacacaaaagattaaaaaatagtGCGTGAGGAAGTGAATGGGAAAGTCGGGCTGTAACAACCTCAACCTACTCGTTAATTTGTGTTATAAGTCCATTCAAATTGCAGAAATATATTCACCATGAGATTCAAGCTGTCGCCTTattaaacatttgaatattgtgaCCATATTTTTTAGCAACGAGCATGCCAGGTCTCTCCTATCTTTTATATGTTGGGCTGAAGTTTACTtcgaaaaaaagaaacgaacaCCATGAACGCTTTACAGTTTTATTCTGCTCAACTTAACTTCTGAGTCCCTACGCTCCATCTAGGaactattgaaaatataaatatataaatctgtCGATTATGGTGAACTCCACCCTAGAATTAAATTCTTCCACCATCCCTACTCTGAACTGTTGCTGTGTAGAGAAGTTGATATTGATTTTCAGTAGTTCGACTTGGTGTCTTGATCAGAACATTCTCAGACCACAAAGAAGAAACAGTAATTAGAGAAAATAAGGCCTTAAAATAGTATACGTTTCTccaaaaatttgaatgaaaatgtatgatataccatacatataatatttgtttagctTTAAAAGGCATAATAAACACTTATGTTTAGTTAATCTATGAGCAGTATctgatataaataaagaaaacattataatttaattcatgTACATAAATGGCGCAACACATTGATTTCAGTGTATCTATGGAAGATCTTGTGAGATTCTTATTATTGCCCATTTTCTTGTGGTTATTTTTGTGGCTGATGCTATTAAATTACTAACTACCTATAAGGAGCACATTTAAAGaataatacttatttatatacacttaTAATGAATAATCATGAGTGGAAAGGAACGCCTAAAATATGTTACGTGAACACAGACGAAATCTTTTATTACTTATTCGAAAGATAACTGTTCTAACCACATGTCATTTGCTGTTGTGGAAAACTGGGAAGTATGTATTACTGAGTCACAAATGAAATGGTCGGAGAAAttcagtaaaattatttttttttgtaagcacTGACTCTCTAAAAAACCCGAATTActggtaatattttttatagcttcTCTTTGAAAAagctaatatatattatttatcagATGCCTACAATCAATTAGAAAAAGCGCTCAAACCTGTGGCTATTGCACTCACCTTCTTCAAGACCCCGTCCTATTTCTTCAGCTGTCAATTTGGGAAAATTCACTTGCAGTGTATGACCGTTGAAGAAATAGCTCAACCTTTCAATAAGCATATTCGTCAACTTGGTGTCACGATCATCGCTGGAGCGCGATAAAGACGGTTCCAACTCGTTCTCACTATAGAGCGGTTGGAGTGGCAGCGGGGCTGCGGCTACAGCACTATTCGGCAGACGCACCAATTTAATGCCATCCGCTACGGTGATCGCGTCAATATGCGATATACGATCGATAAAGGAGATCGCCTTCTTTTTCAGGCATGGCACAAAACCGCCAACCGAGTGACTGCACTCATCGTAGATGCGTAGAACGGTGCGAGTGCCGGCATTTGCTGTGTTTGCGGACGCGCCAGAAGTTGATGATAAGGATgatgatgttgctgctgctggtgatTTACTCGAAGATACGGCTGATAATGCTGCTGCTAGTCCTTGCTGCGTATAAGGAAAATTGGTGAGATTCTCTGTGCCGGCATTGCAGCTGTGACCAAGCAGGCAAATACAAAGCGCGAACAGGTAATTCCAGCAGATGGCGCGATTTTTTAGTTTCGCATGCATAAATGTCTTTTTGGCTAACATTTTGGGCACTGTTCTTATGAGTTGCTTAAttatgtatttcaatttttgtacttttagatttatttatttgcacactGTTTTCAGTTTATCGTCACTATTTTGTACTATTTCAGCACTCTTCAATGCACTTTTCCTTAGTATCCTTGTTtattatgcacacacacacgcacaatcgCACCGACAGCAATTCAACTAAAACGGCTATTGGCTTTTGGTCGCGTTTGAGTACACTTCGTGTAACGTTAGTTACTTTTGTTTATATCTTTCGTAACTGATTAACCGGCTGAAGCGGCTTCTGACAGTCTTCAAAACACACTGATGCCACCGTAAGGCGCGCTTTATTCTTTTATAGACACCTCTTTTATTCGCATTAAAAGCCAGCAAAGAAATTGTTTGCTGCTTTTCTTTCGATTTTTACATTTCTTTGCATTTTCATTGCGGCCACGGCCACCATTGGCTTGCCGCTTTGTTGCTGCTTGTGCTGCTGTTTTGGTTGCACAGCTACTTCTTAGTCGCCAGC
This genomic interval carries:
- the LOC105212398 gene encoding uncharacterized protein LOC105212398; the protein is MLAKKTFMHAKLKNRAICWNYLFALCICLLGHSCNAGTENLTNFPYTQQGLAAALSAVSSSKSPAAATSSSLSSTSGASANTANAGTRTVLRIYDECSHSVGGFVPCLKKKAISFIDRISHIDAITVADGIKLVRLPNSAVAAAPLPLQPLYSENELEPSLSRSSDDRDTKLTNMLIERLSYFFNGHTLQVNFPKLTAEEIGRGLEEGRGKMKKMMSMMMMGVAMKMIGMLPVAMGMLYMMAGKALIVSKIALLLAGMMGLKKLMNGRGGGSGGSAGWSSGGGGGGGWSSGGGGGYDRRSLNEAHELAYRGYSNRQPTGVYSKQKQAQQPNFQQQPQQQEQHQHQQKQQQQPLSLQQQQQQVQKS